From one Nitrospira sp. MA-1 genomic stretch:
- a CDS encoding DUF3147 domain-containing protein, with product MPEWVRYGLYFVLGGTLVSVSTYLGSHGRGFLAALASTLPVISGVTFILIFVNAGPAPTVSFAKHMIWLSPPWFVYVGTMIAFVPNLGFWTAYGLAIVLYLVGVGLTRLFLS from the coding sequence ATGCCGGAATGGGTTAGATATGGGTTGTATTTTGTCCTGGGCGGAACGTTAGTGAGTGTCTCCACATATCTGGGAAGTCATGGGAGAGGGTTCCTGGCGGCCTTGGCCAGCACTCTGCCGGTCATCAGCGGAGTAACTTTCATCCTGATCTTCGTCAATGCCGGTCCGGCTCCGACCGTGTCGTTTGCCAAACACATGATTTGGCTTTCTCCCCCATGGTTTGTCTATGTGGGAACGATGATTGCGTTTGTCCCCAATTTAGGCTTTTGGACGGCATATGGTTTGGCGATCGTACTATATTTGGTGGGAGTGGGGCTGACCCGACTGTTTCTTAGCTAA
- the pafA gene encoding Pup--protein ligase, producing MMKRIVGLESEYGLTFSPNGRVYLPIEKILGYIFEGLIPNSWPSNAFLTNGARFYQDTGCHPEYSTPECDDLLDLIIHDKAGERILESCLPIAEERLREEGLSGEIFIFKNNTDSLGNTYGCHENFLMRRDVDFWKVSEQLIPFFVTRQIFSGAGKILKVSGKSQYFISQRAQHIHEKTSSSTTSSRSIINTRDEPHADAEKYRRLHIILGDSNMSEFSTYLKVGTAMIVLSMIEDGFTIPHIELEEPVKAIRDISRDPTLKKTVKLEDGSSLTALEIQQTFWERAGEYLALQPPNKIMTEVHYEWGRVLKALNTSPMSLVREIDWITKQWLLENYMAKKSCGWDDPRLGMMDLQYHDINRQRSLFHLLAERNHIRKMIDEDAIEQAKTIPPQTTRAKVRGDFIRFARAKNRSYTVDWTYLKLNGYWEETILCMDPFCPFNRRVEELLSQVPHNRLYP from the coding sequence ATGATGAAACGCATTGTTGGCCTTGAGAGTGAATATGGTCTGACATTTTCCCCGAATGGTCGGGTCTACCTTCCTATTGAAAAAATCCTCGGGTACATTTTTGAAGGACTCATCCCCAATAGCTGGCCTTCCAATGCCTTCCTGACGAATGGAGCGAGGTTTTACCAGGACACCGGCTGCCATCCGGAATACTCCACTCCCGAATGCGACGATCTGCTTGATCTGATCATCCACGATAAAGCCGGTGAGCGGATCCTGGAAAGTTGTCTGCCCATTGCCGAAGAGCGCTTGCGCGAAGAGGGACTATCCGGTGAGATCTTTATCTTTAAAAACAATACGGATTCCCTCGGCAACACCTATGGGTGCCATGAAAATTTCCTCATGCGCCGGGATGTGGATTTCTGGAAAGTCAGCGAACAACTCATCCCCTTTTTCGTCACTCGTCAAATTTTTTCTGGGGCCGGAAAAATCTTGAAAGTCTCAGGGAAGTCTCAATACTTCATCTCCCAACGCGCGCAACATATCCATGAAAAAACGTCTTCCTCCACGACGTCTTCCCGAAGCATTATCAACACCCGCGACGAGCCTCATGCTGATGCCGAAAAATACCGTCGACTGCATATCATCCTCGGCGATTCCAATATGTCTGAGTTTTCCACTTACTTAAAAGTGGGGACAGCCATGATCGTCCTCTCCATGATCGAAGACGGTTTCACCATTCCTCATATAGAGTTAGAAGAACCTGTTAAAGCGATTCGAGATATCTCTCGGGATCCCACTCTAAAAAAAACAGTCAAGCTTGAGGATGGGAGCAGCCTGACCGCATTGGAGATTCAACAGACCTTCTGGGAACGGGCAGGTGAATATTTAGCCTTGCAACCTCCCAATAAAATCATGACAGAGGTGCATTATGAATGGGGTCGAGTGTTGAAGGCGTTGAATACGTCCCCCATGTCACTCGTCCGCGAAATCGACTGGATCACCAAACAATGGCTTCTCGAAAATTACATGGCCAAAAAGTCTTGTGGATGGGACGACCCCCGATTAGGCATGATGGATTTGCAATATCATGACATTAACCGACAACGAAGCCTGTTTCATCTTTTAGCTGAACGTAATCATATTCGAAAAATGATCGATGAGGACGCGATTGAACAAGCAAAAACGATTCCTCCTCAAACCACACGCGCAAAAGTGCGAGGAGACTTCATCAGATTTGCCCGTGCTAAAAATCGGTCTTATACTGTGGATTGGACTTATCTCAAACTGAACGGGTACTGGGAAGAAACTATTCTATGCATGGATCCCTTTTGTCCTTTTAATCGGCGTGTAGAAGAATTACTCAGCCAAGTCCCTCATAATCGGCTTTACCCCTGA
- a CDS encoding TIGR00730 family Rossman fold protein, whose translation MRYICVFCGSSLGHQPGFTNMAQRLGHALVQQGMGLVYGGGNIGLMGVLASTVLQNGGTVIGVIPKHLAEKELLHQELTATHIVNTMHERKTLMADLSAGFITLPGGFGTLEECCEMVTWAQLQLHHKPCGLLNCFGFFDGLLRFFDHQVQEGFLIQANRELLLEASTPEDLLTLVLSRLEPDIR comes from the coding sequence ATGCGATATATTTGCGTCTTCTGCGGCTCCAGCCTCGGCCACCAACCAGGATTTACCAACATGGCTCAGCGGTTGGGGCATGCGCTTGTCCAACAGGGAATGGGATTGGTCTACGGCGGGGGGAATATCGGACTAATGGGCGTACTGGCATCCACCGTCCTACAGAATGGTGGAACTGTCATTGGAGTCATTCCCAAGCATCTGGCGGAGAAGGAGCTCCTACATCAGGAGCTCACAGCTACGCATATCGTGAACACCATGCATGAACGAAAAACCCTTATGGCAGATCTGTCAGCCGGATTCATCACGTTACCCGGTGGATTTGGAACATTGGAAGAATGTTGCGAAATGGTGACCTGGGCACAGTTACAACTTCACCACAAACCCTGTGGACTGCTGAATTGCTTTGGTTTCTTTGATGGTCTCTTGAGATTTTTTGACCATCAAGTCCAAGAAGGGTTTCTCATTCAGGCAAACAGGGAGTTACTCCTTGAAGCCTCCACTCCTGAAGACTTGTTGACCCTTGTCTTAAGCCGACTCGAGCCTGATATCCGCTAA
- a CDS encoding ribonuclease Z (member of metallo-beta-lactamase family; the purified enzyme from Escherichia coli forms dimeric zinc phosphodiesterase; in Bacillus subtilis this protein is a 3'-tRNA processing endoribonuclease and is essential while in Escherichia coli it is not; associates with two zinc ions), whose amino-acid sequence MTPSFSPHLVNHPFGDPGLYVDIRWSRRALLFDLGENVSLSPTQLLRAQDIFISHTHMDHFIGFDRLIRVALGRGKHLRLHGPPGLIENIQGKLRGYTWNLVDGYPLTIEAREYHPTHIQSAHFHAKDAFVCEQENSIPGDHSHIFPVLQEPALLVKAVALNHRIPSLAFSLEEPFHINIKKARLHEAGLPVGSWLKDAKQLIVDGAPDSHTFSATLYFEHRKEERVFDVGIMKREFVTITKGQKIAYVVDCRYDADNEQRIIQLSQGATTLFCEAPFLEADRDKAANRYHLTARQAGILGRKAGVQQLVVFHFSPRYTGQGDKLHQEAMEAFHEQ is encoded by the coding sequence ATGACACCCTCGTTTTCGCCTCATCTGGTGAATCATCCCTTTGGAGACCCCGGCCTCTATGTTGATATACGTTGGAGCCGGCGTGCCCTGCTCTTTGATCTAGGGGAGAATGTGTCGTTGAGCCCCACCCAGCTCCTTCGGGCGCAGGATATTTTCATCTCTCACACGCACATGGATCACTTTATCGGGTTTGATCGGCTTATTCGTGTGGCCCTGGGTCGTGGCAAACACCTTCGATTGCATGGGCCACCAGGTCTTATTGAAAATATTCAGGGCAAACTTCGTGGTTATACCTGGAATCTGGTTGATGGATATCCACTCACCATCGAAGCCAGAGAATATCACCCCACCCATATCCAATCCGCGCATTTTCATGCGAAGGACGCCTTTGTCTGTGAACAGGAGAACTCAATCCCAGGCGATCATTCCCACATTTTTCCGGTTCTTCAAGAACCGGCTCTTCTTGTGAAAGCCGTCGCGCTCAACCATCGGATCCCGTCACTGGCTTTTTCCCTGGAAGAACCGTTTCACATCAATATTAAAAAAGCCCGACTCCATGAGGCTGGTCTTCCGGTGGGCTCCTGGCTCAAGGACGCCAAACAATTAATAGTAGATGGCGCACCGGATTCGCACACCTTTTCCGCCACGTTGTATTTTGAACACCGGAAAGAAGAGCGCGTTTTTGATGTGGGCATCATGAAACGGGAATTCGTGACGATCACCAAGGGACAAAAGATCGCCTATGTCGTGGATTGCCGTTATGATGCCGACAATGAGCAACGGATTATTCAGTTATCCCAAGGGGCAACGACCTTATTTTGCGAGGCACCATTTTTAGAAGCCGACCGGGACAAGGCTGCCAATCGCTACCACCTTACGGCCCGCCAGGCAGGAATCCTCGGACGAAAAGCCGGGGTACAACAATTGGTCGTCTTTCATTTTTCTCCCAGGTATACCGGGCAGGGAGACAAACTTCACCAGGAGGCCATGGAGGCCTTCCATGAACAATAA
- the dop gene encoding depupylase/deamidase Dop yields the protein MLRILGTETEFGIISRSTGHPDPVANSLRLISHCPHLPTPAALWDYENENPFLDARGFPVEGEPERPSATYNRQLNKVLPNAGRLYVDGAHPEYSTPECSNPREVVAYERAGDHIVAECLARLNHSSGEENFLVYRNNSDGKGNSFGYHENYILSRRIPFEQIANVLLPFFVSRPIFCGAGKVGAENGADPVSYQISQRADFFECLLDLNTMVHRPIINTRDEPHAHQGDYRRLHVIVGDANMSEVSTFLKIGTTAIIMEMLEQEGALPHIELTDPVKAIKAVSRDLTVKTSLPLHNGQHTTAIAIQRAFLQSAHDFYRTREVSPITKEVLVRWESTLATLERDPFELRREVDWVAKHALIQSYMDRKQCSWKDPRVAMMDLQYHDVRPTKGLYYTLERTGQIERLTLDQEVERARQTAPAFTRAFFRGQCLKHLPKQVYGMSWTSVLLHSGNSAIKRIPLMDPYRGTQQLTQELFRDITSVDQLISRLGKS from the coding sequence TTGCTGCGAATTCTTGGAACGGAAACTGAATTCGGAATTATTTCTCGCTCCACAGGCCACCCTGATCCCGTAGCGAATTCCCTTCGGTTAATCAGTCACTGTCCCCATCTCCCAACTCCCGCCGCTCTCTGGGATTACGAGAACGAAAATCCCTTCCTGGATGCTCGAGGCTTTCCGGTCGAAGGCGAACCCGAAAGACCAAGCGCGACCTATAATCGTCAACTCAATAAAGTCTTGCCGAATGCCGGTCGTCTCTACGTCGATGGCGCTCATCCGGAATATTCCACCCCCGAATGCAGCAATCCCCGTGAGGTGGTGGCCTATGAACGTGCCGGGGACCACATTGTGGCTGAATGTCTGGCCCGCCTGAACCACAGTAGCGGGGAAGAAAACTTTCTGGTCTACCGCAACAACTCAGACGGGAAAGGCAACAGTTTCGGATACCACGAAAATTATATTTTATCCCGCCGGATCCCGTTCGAGCAGATAGCCAACGTGCTACTCCCCTTCTTTGTTTCCCGCCCCATCTTTTGTGGAGCAGGAAAAGTCGGAGCAGAAAACGGAGCAGATCCTGTTTCCTATCAAATTTCACAACGGGCAGATTTTTTTGAATGCCTGCTTGATCTCAACACGATGGTTCACCGTCCTATTATAAATACACGTGATGAACCTCATGCCCATCAAGGCGACTACCGACGTCTTCACGTCATCGTGGGTGATGCCAATATGTCCGAGGTATCCACCTTCTTAAAAATCGGCACCACCGCCATTATCATGGAAATGCTGGAACAAGAAGGAGCCCTTCCTCATATTGAATTGACCGATCCCGTCAAGGCCATCAAGGCGGTATCACGAGATCTGACCGTGAAAACGTCGCTTCCTTTACACAATGGGCAACACACCACCGCCATCGCTATTCAGCGGGCCTTTCTGCAATCAGCCCATGACTTTTATCGAACCAGAGAGGTCTCCCCTATCACCAAAGAGGTGCTTGTACGCTGGGAATCCACCCTGGCTACCTTGGAGCGTGATCCCTTTGAGCTTCGGCGCGAAGTCGATTGGGTCGCCAAACACGCATTAATTCAATCCTACATGGATCGCAAACAATGCTCCTGGAAAGATCCCAGAGTGGCCATGATGGATTTACAGTATCACGACGTGCGACCAACCAAAGGGCTGTACTACACCTTGGAGCGAACAGGCCAAATAGAACGTCTAACTCTTGATCAGGAAGTCGAACGGGCTCGTCAGACTGCACCGGCTTTCACTCGGGCTTTTTTTCGAGGTCAATGCTTAAAACACCTTCCAAAACAGGTATACGGCATGAGTTGGACGTCCGTCCTCCTTCACTCGGGAAATTCCGCTATTAAGCGTATTCCATTGATGGATCCTTATCGAGGCACTCAACAGCTCACGCAAGAATTGTTTAGGGACATTACCTCGGTGGATCAGTTAATATCCCGACTCGGGAAGTCCTAA
- a CDS encoding SDR family oxidoreductase yields MNHFRNQVILITGASSGIGKALACALAPQAPKLVLVARDRSRLQEVALACENLGASALVIPTDVTDPHACSAMIQQVVTHYSRIDVLVNNAGMSMWSTVEDAHDVELYQRVMAVNFFGSVYCTKSALPFLKATQGRIVAISSVASFTGLPAHSAYCASKHAMNGFFESLRIELAGTGVTVTIVAPDFVQSEIHERSIGPHGQPFGRILDGHSRFLPAEKCADMIIKGMTLRKRLVFTSWRGQWGRWMKLMSPQMIDWIARKGMADADRP; encoded by the coding sequence ATGAATCATTTTAGAAACCAGGTGATTCTCATCACCGGGGCGTCTTCGGGGATTGGAAAAGCGCTCGCTTGTGCGTTGGCGCCACAGGCTCCCAAGCTGGTCCTTGTTGCGAGAGATCGGTCACGCTTGCAGGAGGTCGCACTCGCCTGTGAAAATTTGGGAGCGTCTGCACTGGTCATTCCGACGGACGTGACGGATCCCCATGCCTGTTCCGCGATGATTCAACAGGTGGTGACTCATTATTCCCGGATTGATGTGTTGGTGAATAATGCTGGCATGTCCATGTGGTCGACGGTGGAGGATGCTCACGACGTGGAACTGTATCAACGCGTGATGGCGGTGAATTTTTTCGGCAGCGTGTACTGTACCAAATCTGCGTTGCCGTTTTTAAAGGCCACGCAAGGCAGGATTGTTGCAATCTCCAGCGTTGCAAGTTTTACGGGATTGCCTGCTCATTCAGCCTATTGTGCCAGTAAGCATGCGATGAACGGATTTTTTGAGTCGCTTCGTATTGAGTTGGCAGGAACCGGAGTCACCGTAACCATTGTGGCCCCCGATTTCGTGCAATCCGAAATTCATGAACGAAGTATCGGGCCTCACGGTCAACCCTTCGGGCGAATACTTGATGGCCATTCCAGATTTTTACCCGCCGAGAAATGTGCGGACATGATCATCAAGGGCATGACCCTGAGGAAACGACTGGTGTTTACATCCTGGAGAGGACAATGGGGCCGATGGATGAAATTAATGAGCCCGCAGATGATTGATTGGATAGCCCGAAAAGGCATGGCCGATGCTGATCGGCCGTAA
- the prcB gene encoding proteasome subunit beta has product MNFKDIPFPNFSADPCSSFYQYLTSQRPELLPMERWKTSLSQQGQTDPSLMSSNQFPWPHGTTVLAFTYDNGVLIAGDRRATEGYQIAANRMEKVFQTDGYSAMAIAGAAGPCVEMAKLFRIELEHYEKLDGQPLTCEGKANRLGHMVKANFPMVLHGLVVIPLFVGYDHKREVGRLFKYDITGGRYEDTDFHAVGSGGKDARSTLKEYFRKNLPEDDAVKVALRALINAADEDVGTGGPDLVRRIFPTVKLVDSQGVRDVEDTQLAALCEAIVNQKQET; this is encoded by the coding sequence ATGAATTTTAAAGACATCCCCTTTCCAAACTTTTCAGCCGATCCGTGTTCCAGTTTTTACCAATATCTCACCTCACAACGACCCGAATTGCTCCCCATGGAGCGATGGAAAACCTCACTCTCCCAACAAGGCCAAACAGACCCATCCTTGATGTCCTCCAATCAGTTTCCCTGGCCCCACGGCACCACGGTTCTCGCCTTCACCTATGATAACGGCGTCCTCATCGCCGGAGACCGTCGCGCAACGGAAGGATATCAAATCGCCGCGAATCGCATGGAAAAGGTCTTTCAAACCGATGGCTATTCCGCCATGGCTATTGCAGGGGCTGCAGGGCCCTGCGTGGAAATGGCCAAGCTGTTCCGAATCGAGCTGGAACATTACGAGAAACTTGACGGACAGCCCTTAACCTGCGAAGGGAAAGCCAACAGGCTTGGGCATATGGTTAAGGCAAATTTCCCTATGGTCTTGCATGGACTCGTGGTCATTCCCCTATTTGTCGGCTATGACCACAAACGAGAGGTTGGGCGGCTCTTCAAATATGACATTACCGGAGGACGCTACGAAGACACGGATTTTCACGCAGTCGGCTCAGGCGGAAAAGATGCCCGATCCACTTTAAAGGAATATTTTCGGAAAAACTTACCAGAAGACGACGCGGTCAAAGTGGCCCTTCGTGCCTTAATCAATGCCGCAGATGAGGATGTCGGAACCGGGGGACCTGATTTGGTCCGACGAATTTTCCCGACCGTAAAATTAGTTGACTCTCAGGGAGTTCGAGATGTGGAAGACACCCAATTAGCGGCATTGTGCGAAGCAATAGTGAACCAAAAACAGGAGACTTAA
- a CDS encoding DUF3365 domain-containing protein, which yields MNMRGFWLGLVVGTTFTFLLGQWAFPAASKETDPPNGLSPAIVADYVHSVVQADRTFYQMEIVDRMQEKGLAFASENWKMDGDLPLPAQFLQESGRLMAEQQKLIQFRLISSWAINKEHRPTTVFQRTGLTKILENPDRPYTGVTTEGKARIFQALYADKAVSQHCADCHNGHPQSLKRDFKAGDVMGGVLVTIALPH from the coding sequence ATGAACATGAGAGGCTTTTGGTTGGGCCTCGTGGTTGGAACCACCTTCACGTTCCTACTCGGTCAGTGGGCGTTCCCCGCCGCGAGCAAGGAGACAGATCCGCCTAACGGCCTATCGCCCGCAATCGTGGCCGATTACGTGCATAGTGTAGTCCAAGCGGATCGAACCTTTTACCAGATGGAGATTGTGGATCGGATGCAGGAGAAAGGCCTTGCCTTTGCCTCGGAGAACTGGAAAATGGATGGAGACCTCCCATTACCCGCCCAATTCCTGCAGGAATCGGGGCGACTCATGGCGGAGCAGCAAAAACTGATTCAATTCCGGTTGATCAGCAGTTGGGCGATAAATAAAGAGCATCGCCCAACCACAGTGTTCCAGCGGACCGGGCTTACGAAGATCCTTGAGAATCCCGATCGTCCCTATACAGGCGTTACAACCGAGGGCAAGGCTCGAATCTTCCAAGCACTCTATGCCGATAAAGCCGTATCTCAGCACTGCGCAGATTGTCACAATGGACACCCCCAAAGCCTCAAGAGGGATTTCAAGGCCGGAGACGTGATGGGTGGGGTTCTTGTGACAATTGCACTCCCCCATTAG
- a CDS encoding TraB/GumN family protein, producing the protein MAAFHHHQGKGKLRLRCLFILILFVLGTGTVNGQVVGDGYNNSLIYKMQSDTNTVYILGSIHVLAEEYYPLTRSFSYAYYNSQKVVFEIDPEILFSPDSFSQHQKQYTLPKGKTLETVLSPKTYTLVKQKIKALGGKIQDFQQYKPWVLYLTLSGRFDSSIDFRPELGIENHFYRMAKDAGKPTGGLETIQDQLNVFDTLPFNIQDALLQESLAAAGSREREQAFLHMVKDWHQGNLDGLEQLVESFKTYPLFYKKLLVQRNQNWIPQIESFLQEEKNVLIIVGAAHLAGKDGLLALLKEKGHQIERVSYAMP; encoded by the coding sequence ATGGCTGCATTCCATCACCATCAAGGGAAAGGGAAACTACGCCTACGCTGTCTGTTCATTCTGATCCTCTTTGTTTTGGGCACTGGGACGGTCAATGGCCAGGTGGTCGGGGATGGGTACAACAACAGCCTGATTTACAAAATGCAATCTGACACGAATACCGTCTATATTTTGGGTTCGATCCATGTATTGGCCGAAGAATATTATCCTCTCACCAGATCCTTCTCCTATGCCTATTACAATTCCCAAAAGGTTGTCTTTGAAATTGATCCGGAAATACTTTTTTCTCCCGATTCATTTTCTCAACACCAAAAACAGTACACCCTCCCAAAAGGGAAAACACTGGAAACGGTGCTCTCACCCAAAACCTATACGCTGGTCAAACAGAAAATTAAAGCCTTGGGAGGGAAAATCCAGGATTTCCAACAATACAAACCCTGGGTACTCTATCTCACGCTAAGCGGACGATTTGATTCTTCCATAGATTTCCGGCCTGAATTAGGAATTGAAAATCATTTCTATCGCATGGCCAAGGATGCCGGAAAACCCACGGGCGGGCTGGAAACCATTCAAGACCAATTGAATGTGTTCGATACTCTTCCGTTCAACATCCAGGATGCTCTTCTTCAGGAATCACTCGCCGCGGCGGGGTCAAGGGAACGAGAGCAAGCGTTTTTACATATGGTGAAAGACTGGCACCAGGGAAATCTCGACGGGTTGGAACAATTGGTGGAGTCATTCAAAACCTACCCGCTGTTCTACAAAAAACTTCTCGTCCAACGAAACCAGAACTGGATTCCCCAAATAGAATCGTTCTTACAAGAGGAGAAAAACGTCTTGATCATTGTGGGTGCGGCTCACCTTGCGGGAAAAGATGGATTACTCGCACTGCTGAAAGAAAAAGGCCACCAGATTGAACGAGTGTCTTATGCCATGCCCTAG
- the prcA gene encoding proteasome subunit alpha: protein MALPYYVSPEQMMQDRAEYAKKGIAKGRSIIAMEYSDGVLFVADNPSASLFKISEIYDSIAFSGAGRYSEFENLRKAGIQHADVKGMMYSREDVTARSLANGYSQILGTLFSQEMKPYEVELLLAQVGETPERNELYRISFDGSIVDERRFTAIGGRSETILTLLRKEIPETCPSLKEALTLCQQAFEQGADSRANLEGLEVALLDRTRIGRRFRRVPIIEASQILS from the coding sequence GTGGCCCTGCCCTATTACGTTTCACCAGAACAAATGATGCAGGACCGGGCGGAGTATGCCAAGAAAGGTATTGCCAAAGGTCGATCCATCATAGCCATGGAATATTCGGATGGAGTGCTGTTTGTCGCCGATAACCCCAGTGCTTCTCTGTTTAAAATTTCTGAGATCTATGACAGCATCGCATTTTCAGGGGCGGGGAGATACAGCGAATTTGAGAATCTCCGGAAAGCCGGCATTCAACATGCCGACGTCAAAGGCATGATGTACAGTCGCGAAGATGTGACGGCACGATCCCTGGCAAATGGCTATTCACAAATTCTCGGCACCCTCTTTAGCCAGGAAATGAAACCGTACGAAGTGGAACTCCTCCTGGCCCAGGTCGGCGAGACACCCGAGCGCAATGAGTTATACCGCATCTCCTTTGATGGGAGTATTGTGGATGAACGAAGATTCACCGCCATTGGGGGACGGTCCGAAACAATCTTGACCCTCCTCAGGAAGGAAATTCCGGAAACCTGCCCGTCCCTAAAAGAAGCCTTAACGCTCTGCCAACAGGCCTTTGAACAGGGGGCTGATTCTCGAGCAAATTTAGAAGGCTTGGAAGTCGCTCTCCTGGACCGAACCAGAATAGGTAGAAGATTTCGCCGGGTCCCGATCATCGAGGCCTCTCAAATTCTGTCGTAA
- a CDS encoding M23 family metallopeptidase: MNTSPPPIPSVSWKILFIVCLLLASIFPIQIVPSAERSRPGANGHVSGKQGQVLWINVPISQSKAKVNGLFLKRKIPFFPHGDGNFAGIVGIDMEDPPGIQELSITVHSDTGTDHLSYSVLIIKEDYTVQHLTLPKNTVDLDAKTLKRVQKEKKELTETFHHIGARPLWDGPFLEPVNGKVTGVFGSRRIINGQSRRPHSGEDIAAPKGTPVQAINKGIVVKTVDHFFSGKGVVLDHGVGLFSMYFHLSEIDVTSGQTIQKGEALGKVGSSGRATGPHLHWGIHLNGSRINPYSLTTLPLSNE; the protein is encoded by the coding sequence ATGAACACGTCGCCCCCACCCATTCCTTCGGTCTCATGGAAAATCCTGTTTATCGTTTGTCTGCTGCTCGCCAGCATTTTCCCTATTCAGATCGTTCCGAGTGCGGAACGGAGCCGACCGGGTGCCAATGGACATGTCAGCGGAAAGCAGGGCCAAGTCCTCTGGATCAACGTTCCAATATCTCAATCTAAGGCCAAAGTGAATGGTCTATTTCTCAAACGGAAGATTCCCTTCTTCCCCCATGGCGATGGCAACTTTGCGGGCATTGTGGGAATCGACATGGAAGATCCACCGGGGATACAGGAATTAAGTATCACGGTCCATTCCGACACCGGAACAGACCATCTTAGCTACTCCGTCCTCATCATCAAAGAAGACTATACCGTCCAACACCTGACCCTGCCGAAAAATACAGTGGATCTTGACGCTAAAACATTAAAGCGCGTCCAAAAAGAAAAGAAAGAATTGACAGAGACCTTTCACCATATTGGAGCACGTCCTTTATGGGATGGGCCTTTTCTTGAGCCTGTGAATGGGAAAGTCACCGGAGTGTTTGGCAGTCGTCGAATCATTAATGGTCAGTCCCGAAGACCTCATTCAGGAGAAGATATCGCGGCACCAAAAGGCACTCCGGTCCAAGCCATTAACAAAGGAATCGTCGTGAAAACAGTCGATCACTTTTTCTCCGGAAAGGGTGTGGTCTTGGATCATGGAGTAGGCTTGTTTTCCATGTACTTCCACCTCTCAGAGATTGACGTCACCTCCGGGCAAACAATTCAAAAAGGGGAAGCGTTAGGCAAAGTCGGATCAAGCGGAAGAGCCACGGGCCCTCATCTCCATTGGGGCATCCACTTAAATGGCTCTCGAATCAATCCCTACTCATTGACCACTCTCCCCCTATCAAACGAATGA